In Setaria viridis chromosome 5, Setaria_viridis_v4.0, whole genome shotgun sequence, the genomic stretch CTCTGTGGGGCAACGCGTCGCGGAACTCCACCGATGGCTTCATCGAGTTCGTCACGTCGCCCAACAACCCGGACGCCCAGCTCTACAAGCCCGTCCTCGGCGGCTCGGCCGCGGTGATCGTCGACCACGCCTACTACTGGCCGCACTTCACGCACATCCCGGCGCCGGCCGACGAGGATGTCATGATGTTCACCATGTCCAAGCCCTCCGGGCACGCCGGCAGCAGATTCGGGTACTTGCACGCTACTGCATAGTCGTCGTCTCAGCTCTGCGCATGGAGAATGACATGAGCAtgtcgtgcgcgcgcgcgcgctgcgCAGGTGGGCGCTGATCAGGGACCAGGACGTGGCCAAGAGGGCAAACAAGTACGTGCAGGACAGCATCATGGGCGCGTCCCGGGACACCCAGCTGCGGATGCTGGGGATCGTCAAGGTCATGCTCGCCAACCTGCACGGCGAGGAGGACATCTTCGCCTTCGGGCACGGCGTGATGAGGACCAGGTGGCGCAGGCTCAACGCTGTCGTGTCGCGCTCCCGCCGCATCTCCCTCCAGAAGATGGCACCCGCGTACTGCACCTACTTCAAGCGGATCAGAGACCCATCGCCGGGTGAGCCGTCTCAGCTTTGATCGGCATTAACATCGCAGCTCACTTATCGACGTTACTGAACCTGTTACTGCACTCGGTGGGCAGCCTACGCGTGGGTGAAGTGCGAgagggaggaagacgaagactgCCATGAGGCCATGCTGAAGGCGAAGATCAACACGCGTCCCGGCGTCTTAAACGAGGCTAGCAGCAGGTACACGAGGATCAGCCTCCTCAAGTCGGATGATGACTTCGAAGCGCTCATGGAGAGGGTCACGGATCTTGTCAATGCCGAGAGGTACGACGCTCCCGGTTTCAGCTCTATGTGACGGTAATAGCCACTGAAGTTCATTGGTCCGATAAGGCAAGTACTATACCGGGGCGATCAAATCCGAGCTGTTGTTTCTCGTGATATAAGCTGCTGAGTATTGGTACAGCACAAGTTCTCAACGGGCATGATAAGATACT encodes the following:
- the LOC117857545 gene encoding tryptophan aminotransferase-related protein 3, yielding MEPAAGGGQQARRRPAGLIGLHALLCLSLLLNALLLAHHFLPPSRLLGHDGGGSSGCGLSWALRAAKEAEAAAAVDCSGHGQVFLDGVAGEDGRPGCECNACFAGPDCSLRTPDCTADANSGNPLFLEPYWRRHASAGAVVVSGWHRMSYTTTDGHGLFQSIELERQIRRLHSAVGNAVVDDKHVVFAAGSIQLINALVHALSPDADAASPPARVVATAPYYPTYRTQTKMFDGREYRWGGTTALWGNASRNSTDGFIEFVTSPNNPDAQLYKPVLGGSAAVIVDHAYYWPHFTHIPAPADEDVMMFTMSKPSGHAGSRFGWALIRDQDVAKRANKYVQDSIMGASRDTQLRMLGIVKVMLANLHGEEDIFAFGHGVMRTRWRRLNAVVSRSRRISLQKMAPAYCTYFKRIRDPSPAYAWVKCEREEDEDCHEAMLKAKINTRPGVLNEASSRYTRISLLKSDDDFEALMERVTDLVNAERYDAPGFSSM